A stretch of Fusobacterium perfoetens DNA encodes these proteins:
- a CDS encoding basic amino acid/polyamine antiporter — MEQENNKLGLIGLIAIVVSSMIGGGIFNLPSNMSIDAGFIGVTVSWIVTAVGIYFLANTFSILSDNNPELHSGIYSYARAGFGKFVGCEIAWGYWLSSIFGNVAFAVLLMQTIGYFYPVFNGHNIQSFIGGSAFIWLMYFIVICGVTKATFLNNIATFAKLLVLVVILFFFAKGFNPHIASYDMLGKIEHLGPLTQQVKSTMLITLWCFIGLEGAVVLSGRARNPKDVGKATLLGILICIIIFSALSILSFGVLHQSKLAYLPNPSTAYVLEAIVGQWGATFVNVGIIIALLGCWLSWTIITAEVPYIAAKDGVFPKFLVKTDKNDTPTASLLMSTIAMQLAMFIVLYSTNAWLLLVDITGLMILPPYTASTLFLLKEVRNKNLKETGKGKIRIAFVSGLVACIFTIWLLFSSKAELLLISTTIFSLGIAVYAYSQKEVGGHNIFAGKDKFIAFVLGAVGIISFILLVSGKLNMN; from the coding sequence ATGGAACAAGAGAATAACAAACTTGGTCTTATTGGTCTTATAGCCATTGTCGTCAGCTCTATGATAGGAGGAGGAATATTTAATCTTCCATCAAATATGAGTATTGATGCAGGGTTTATAGGGGTTACAGTTTCATGGATAGTTACAGCTGTTGGTATATATTTCCTTGCTAATACTTTCAGCATACTATCAGACAATAATCCAGAACTTCATTCAGGAATTTATTCTTATGCAAGAGCTGGATTTGGAAAATTTGTAGGTTGTGAAATAGCTTGGGGATATTGGCTAAGCTCTATCTTTGGAAATGTTGCTTTTGCAGTGCTGCTAATGCAGACAATAGGGTACTTCTATCCTGTCTTTAATGGGCATAATATTCAGTCCTTTATTGGAGGATCAGCATTTATATGGCTTATGTACTTTATAGTAATTTGCGGTGTTACAAAGGCTACATTTTTAAATAATATTGCAACATTTGCAAAACTTTTAGTTCTTGTGGTTATATTATTTTTCTTTGCAAAAGGATTTAATCCTCATATAGCTTCATATGATATGCTTGGAAAAATAGAACATTTAGGACCTCTTACTCAACAGGTAAAAAGTACAATGCTTATTACATTATGGTGCTTTATAGGTCTTGAAGGGGCAGTAGTTCTTTCAGGAAGAGCGAGAAATCCAAAAGATGTAGGTAAGGCAACACTTCTTGGAATACTTATATGTATTATAATATTCTCTGCTTTATCAATACTTTCTTTTGGTGTACTTCACCAAAGCAAACTTGCATACCTTCCTAATCCGTCAACAGCTTATGTTCTTGAAGCTATTGTAGGACAATGGGGAGCAACATTTGTTAATGTGGGAATAATAATAGCACTTCTTGGATGTTGGTTGTCATGGACAATCATAACAGCTGAAGTTCCTTATATAGCAGCAAAAGACGGAGTATTTCCAAAATTCTTAGTAAAAACAGATAAAAATGATACTCCTACAGCATCTCTTTTAATGTCAACAATAGCTATGCAGCTAGCAATGTTTATTGTTTTATACAGTACAAATGCTTGGCTTCTGCTTGTAGATATAACAGGTCTTATGATTCTGCCTCCTTATACAGCAAGTACACTTTTCTTACTTAAAGAGGTAAGAAATAAAAATCTTAAGGAAACAGGAAAAGGAAAAATAAGAATAGCCTTTGTATCAGGACTTGTTGCATGTATTTTTACAATATGGCTTCTGTTTTCATCAAAAGCAGAACTGCTTCTTATATCAACAACAATATTCTCTCTTGGAATAGCTGTTTATGCATATTCACAAAAAGAAGTGGGAGGTCATAATATTTTTGCCGGAAAAGACAAATTTATCGCTTTTGTTCTTGGAGCAGTTGGAATAATATCTTTTATACTTTTAGTTTCAGGAAAATTAAACATGAATTAA
- the adiA gene encoding arginine decarboxylase, with amino-acid sequence MKNLEGEMYQILLVHNIKTDEESSIKGVLENLKQEIIKRGVEIVTADSLEDAENVIKVDKNIDCLLVDWDSKHGVKGQEEKLERFIKNLHTRQENVPVFLLAENEKAVDSLKAETFRDISEYVWILEDSPVFTMERISAAIERYRKQLLPPLAKAVMNYEKKAEYSWAAPGHQGGVGFTKTAVGKKFYDFYGENLFRTDMGIERAELGSLLDHTGYFRDAEEYAAKVFGSDRTYSVLGGTSGSNRTIMQACIKDNDIVIADRNCHKSIEQGLILGGGLPVYMTPTRNRYGIIGPILPEQMEENTIKDKIKNNPLIKSRGKENDKGVYTVVTNCTYDGVTYNAEKVEKLLEKSSDIIHFDEAWYGYARFNDVYKNHYAMRGEPKKDNNGPTIFATHSTHKLLNALSQGSFIHVRYGKKPMDEGRFNQAYMMHATTSPLYAIAVSNDIATAMMDGESGKSLMSEVVEEAVEFRKVMGKLYNHYQEEKDWFFKPWNAETYHDAKSGKTVPFFEADTKVLAKNQNFWIMHPEDTWHGFKNLQEDWCMLDPIKVSILTPGMGDDGKLLEKGVPASLVSAYLNRFGIVPTRTTDFQLMFLFSMGVTKGKWGTLVSVLSEFKKYYDRNAPLAEVLPELFEQYKDIYKNMGVKDLGDKMFAYLRANNPGEVLNEAYSTLPEPVITPREAYNKIVSNEVELVPAEKLVGRIAANSVIPYPPGIPMLISGENFGDENSPQIKYLKALSLWDHAFPGFEHDTEGTEVIDGVYHVLCVK; translated from the coding sequence ATGAAAAACTTAGAAGGAGAAATGTATCAAATACTGCTGGTGCATAATATAAAAACAGATGAAGAAAGCAGTATAAAAGGAGTTCTTGAAAATCTTAAACAAGAAATTATAAAAAGAGGCGTTGAGATTGTAACAGCTGATTCTTTAGAAGATGCTGAAAATGTAATAAAAGTAGATAAAAATATAGACTGCCTTTTAGTTGACTGGGATTCAAAACATGGAGTAAAAGGTCAGGAAGAAAAATTAGAAAGATTTATTAAAAATCTTCATACAAGACAGGAGAATGTTCCGGTGTTCCTACTTGCTGAAAATGAAAAAGCAGTGGATTCATTAAAAGCCGAAACATTCAGAGATATAAGTGAATATGTATGGATTCTTGAAGATTCTCCTGTATTTACAATGGAGCGTATTTCAGCTGCAATAGAAAGATATAGAAAACAACTTTTACCACCTCTTGCAAAAGCTGTTATGAATTATGAGAAAAAAGCAGAATATTCATGGGCAGCTCCTGGACACCAAGGGGGAGTAGGATTTACTAAAACAGCAGTAGGTAAAAAATTCTATGATTTCTATGGAGAAAATCTTTTCAGAACAGATATGGGAATAGAAAGAGCTGAACTTGGTTCACTTCTTGACCATACTGGATATTTCAGAGATGCAGAAGAATATGCAGCTAAAGTATTTGGTTCAGACAGAACTTACTCTGTTCTTGGAGGAACATCAGGTTCAAACAGAACAATAATGCAGGCTTGTATTAAAGACAATGATATTGTTATAGCTGACAGAAACTGTCATAAATCAATAGAACAAGGACTTATTCTTGGAGGAGGACTTCCTGTTTATATGACTCCTACAAGAAACAGATATGGAATAATAGGTCCTATCCTTCCTGAACAAATGGAAGAAAATACAATAAAAGATAAAATTAAAAATAACCCTCTTATAAAATCAAGAGGAAAAGAAAATGATAAGGGAGTATATACAGTTGTAACAAACTGTACTTATGACGGAGTTACATATAATGCTGAAAAGGTAGAAAAACTTCTTGAAAAATCATCAGATATTATTCACTTTGATGAAGCATGGTATGGATATGCAAGATTTAATGATGTATATAAAAATCACTATGCTATGAGAGGAGAACCTAAAAAGGATAATAACGGACCTACAATATTTGCCACTCACTCAACACATAAACTTTTAAATGCACTTTCACAAGGTTCATTTATTCATGTAAGATATGGTAAAAAACCTATGGATGAAGGAAGATTTAATCAAGCATATATGATGCATGCAACTACATCTCCTCTTTATGCTATTGCAGTTTCAAATGACATAGCAACAGCAATGATGGACGGAGAATCAGGAAAATCACTTATGAGTGAAGTTGTGGAAGAAGCAGTTGAATTCCGTAAAGTTATGGGAAAATTATACAACCATTATCAAGAAGAAAAAGATTGGTTCTTTAAACCTTGGAATGCTGAAACTTATCACGATGCAAAATCAGGAAAAACAGTTCCTTTCTTTGAAGCAGATACAAAAGTTCTAGCAAAAAATCAGAATTTCTGGATAATGCACCCTGAAGATACATGGCATGGATTTAAAAATCTTCAGGAAGACTGGTGTATGCTTGATCCTATTAAAGTAAGTATCCTTACTCCTGGAATGGGAGATGACGGAAAACTTCTTGAAAAAGGTGTTCCTGCAAGTTTAGTGTCAGCATATCTTAACAGATTTGGAATAGTTCCTACAAGAACAACAGATTTCCAACTTATGTTCCTATTCTCAATGGGAGTTACAAAAGGAAAATGGGGAACTCTTGTAAGTGTTCTTTCTGAATTTAAAAAATACTATGATAGAAATGCACCTCTTGCAGAAGTTCTTCCAGAACTTTTTGAACAATACAAAGACATATATAAAAATATGGGGGTAAAAGATTTAGGTGACAAGATGTTTGCATATTTAAGAGCAAATAATCCTGGAGAAGTTTTAAATGAAGCTTACTCAACTCTTCCTGAACCAGTTATCACACCAAGAGAAGCATATAATAAAATAGTAAGTAATGAAGTTGAACTTGTTCCTGCAGAAAAACTTGTAGGAAGAATAGCAGCCAACTCTGTAATTCCATATCCTCCTGGAATCCCAATGCTTATTTCAGGAGAAAATTTTGGAGATGAAAACAGTCCTCAGATAAAATATCTTAAGGCTCTTTCTCTTTGGGATCATGCTTTCCCTGGATTTGAACATGACACAGAAGGAACAGAGGTTATAGATGGTGTTTACCATGTTCTTTGTGTAAAATAA
- the mprF gene encoding bifunctional lysylphosphatidylglycerol flippase/synthetase MprF codes for MLKLNLKKVGMIVQTAVVFIMLFFIYHELKSYSMGSIKEALMRIPSYKLVLAVFLVILNYLILTGYELLAFNITNIKLEKKKIMFTSFISYAFANFIGLSGLSSTSIRINLYSLWDINYKSILNIIKNVYLSFLIGVLLVGGISQIIYPNDLTRFDFVIESTFYIGVAAILAGMFFIFYFLKKKQLKPKDIFIQFLLGLCDWLLVSNILYLFLPPSDINFGIFLSIFMCAQVLGVLSTIPGGLGVFDVTFVKLLNNYYSSDVVVAILIVYRILYYLAPFVIAFVSFVFYKMLRMRDSLKGFGNFISNMMVNVSLEVLSILVFTSGALLLFSGALPPNFAHIKILTRLLPQNVIIVSHLLASITGTLLLILAYGLKRRLDAAYFLTVILISLGNIFLIFKGFHYPIFFVLSVTLIFLLFERDKFYRKSSIFNEDINMKWLISIGAVIVFSIGVGIFSFKGVKYTDEMWWQFTLHNNGAPMFMRASLVSVVIFISFLMLRMFRPVIQIDKIKSSDVQEELKEIMKYSQHTNANLALLNDKYIYFNEEKTAFIMYGKSSNRLIVMGDPVGDEKCIREIIWDFYNISRRSGYNIAFYEVGKDYLNYYLDLGLKLFKIGEEAVVDLTKFTLEGPSQRKLRYTFSRGTKSGIVFEVVDFESVKHELKEISDSWLKNKNGAEKEFSLGKFDEEYLKNFRTAVLKVNGEITAFANLWETYNRDELSIDLMRYNEKALVDSMEFLFINIMLWGKNEGYKRFNLGMAPLSGLEYKGSTSLWNKLGSFIFKNGGNFYNFLGLKNFKNKFNPEWRPKYIALSGNFTLPATLNDIAVLVSGGIKGVIKK; via the coding sequence ATGTTAAAGTTAAATTTAAAAAAAGTGGGAATGATTGTTCAGACAGCAGTAGTTTTTATTATGCTGTTTTTTATCTATCATGAACTTAAAAGTTATAGTATGGGAAGCATAAAAGAAGCACTTATGAGAATTCCTTCTTATAAGTTAGTTTTGGCAGTATTTCTTGTAATACTTAATTATCTTATTCTTACAGGATATGAGCTTTTAGCTTTTAATATTACAAATATAAAACTGGAAAAGAAAAAAATAATGTTTACTTCATTTATAAGCTATGCTTTTGCAAATTTCATAGGACTTTCAGGGCTGAGCTCAACAAGTATAAGAATAAATCTTTATTCTTTATGGGATATAAATTATAAATCTATTTTAAATATTATAAAAAATGTATATTTAAGTTTTCTTATAGGTGTTCTTCTTGTAGGAGGAATATCTCAGATAATTTATCCAAATGATTTGACAAGATTTGATTTTGTAATAGAAAGTACTTTTTATATAGGAGTTGCTGCAATTCTTGCAGGAATGTTTTTTATATTTTATTTTCTTAAAAAGAAACAGCTGAAACCAAAAGATATATTTATACAATTTCTTTTGGGATTATGTGACTGGCTTCTTGTAAGTAATATTCTATATCTTTTCCTGCCTCCTTCAGATATAAATTTTGGAATATTTCTTTCAATATTTATGTGTGCTCAGGTTCTTGGTGTTTTAAGTACAATCCCTGGAGGACTGGGAGTTTTTGATGTAACTTTTGTAAAACTTCTTAATAATTATTATTCAAGTGATGTGGTTGTAGCAATACTTATTGTTTACAGAATTCTTTATTATCTTGCACCTTTTGTAATAGCATTTGTATCATTTGTATTTTATAAAATGCTTCGTATGAGAGATTCACTAAAAGGATTTGGAAACTTTATAAGCAATATGATGGTAAATGTATCCCTTGAAGTATTGTCAATTTTAGTTTTTACTTCAGGAGCACTGCTTCTTTTTTCAGGGGCACTTCCTCCAAATTTTGCACATATAAAAATTCTTACAAGACTTCTTCCACAAAATGTGATAATTGTATCTCATCTTCTGGCAAGCATTACAGGAACACTTCTTCTTATTTTAGCTTATGGACTTAAAAGAAGACTTGATGCAGCGTATTTTCTTACAGTGATTTTAATCTCTTTAGGAAATATATTTCTGATATTTAAAGGATTTCATTATCCTATTTTCTTTGTGCTTTCTGTGACTCTTATATTCTTGCTTTTTGAAAGAGATAAATTTTATAGAAAATCTTCAATATTTAATGAAGATATAAATATGAAATGGCTTATTTCTATAGGTGCTGTTATAGTTTTTTCAATAGGAGTAGGAATATTCTCATTTAAGGGAGTGAAATACACAGATGAAATGTGGTGGCAGTTTACCCTTCATAATAATGGAGCACCAATGTTTATGAGAGCTTCCCTTGTAAGTGTTGTAATATTTATTTCATTTTTAATGTTAAGAATGTTCCGTCCAGTTATACAGATAGATAAGATAAAAAGCTCTGATGTTCAGGAAGAGCTTAAAGAAATAATGAAATATTCTCAGCACACAAATGCAAACCTTGCTCTTCTAAATGATAAATATATATATTTTAATGAAGAAAAAACAGCTTTTATTATGTATGGAAAAAGCAGCAACAGACTTATTGTTATGGGAGATCCTGTAGGAGATGAAAAATGTATAAGAGAAATAATATGGGATTTTTATAACATAAGCAGAAGAAGTGGTTATAATATCGCTTTTTATGAGGTCGGAAAAGATTACCTTAATTACTATCTTGATTTAGGGCTGAAACTTTTCAAGATAGGAGAAGAAGCTGTTGTTGATCTTACTAAGTTTACTCTTGAAGGCCCTTCTCAAAGAAAATTAAGATATACTTTCAGCAGAGGGACAAAATCTGGAATAGTCTTTGAAGTTGTTGATTTTGAAAGTGTAAAACATGAACTTAAGGAAATATCTGACAGCTGGCTTAAAAATAAAAACGGTGCAGAAAAAGAATTTTCTCTTGGAAAATTTGATGAGGAATATCTGAAAAATTTCAGAACAGCAGTTCTTAAAGTTAATGGAGAAATCACAGCTTTTGCAAATCTTTGGGAAACTTATAACAGAGACGAACTTTCAATAGACCTTATGAGATATAATGAAAAAGCTCTTGTGGATTCTATGGAATTTTTATTTATAAATATAATGCTATGGGGAAAAAATGAAGGCTATAAAAGATTCAATCTTGGAATGGCTCCTCTTTCAGGACTTGAATATAAAGGAAGTACTTCATTATGGAATAAGTTAGGTTCATTTATTTTTAAAAACGGAGGAAATTTTTATAATTTCCTTGGACTTAAAAACTTTAAAAATAAATTTAATCCTGAATGGAGACCTAAATATATTGCTCTTTCAGGAAACTTTACCCTTCCTGCAACTCTTAATGATATAGCTGTATTAGTTTCAGGAGGAATAAAAGGGGTAATAAAAAAATAA
- the hydG gene encoding [FeFe] hydrogenase H-cluster radical SAM maturase HydG: MDKIYDISFLDENKINEILEISKEKSKDKEEVRRIIEKSKKAEGLTPAEAAALLNIDDEELLNEMFEAAHTVKEKIYGKRIVMFAPLYVSNYCVNSCKYCGYKHENDELCRKKLTKEELIAEVKALEKLGHKRIALEAGEDPINCSLDYVLDCIKDIYSIKFDNGNIRRINVNIAATTVENYKRLKDAEIGTYILFQESFHKPTYEEVHLKGPKKNYDYHTTAMFRAREAGIDDVGIGVLYGLYDYKYETVAMIVYADALERITGVGPHTISVPRLRPAENVTLENYPHLVADDDFKKIVAVLRLAVPYTGLILSTREEAELRDEIISLGVSQVSSGSCTGVGGYSESAKNTMQFEVGDNRSPMEMLESLIKSGYIPSYCTACYRQGRTGDRFMEIAKSGKINVMCEANALMTLKEFLLDYADENLRKIGDEAISKTLEAMPDESFKEKIRGYLKQIENGVRDLRV; the protein is encoded by the coding sequence ATGGATAAAATTTATGACATCAGTTTTCTTGATGAAAACAAGATCAATGAAATCCTTGAAATCTCAAAAGAAAAATCTAAAGATAAAGAAGAAGTAAGAAGAATAATTGAGAAATCTAAAAAAGCAGAAGGACTTACTCCTGCTGAGGCTGCTGCTCTTTTAAATATAGATGATGAAGAACTTTTAAATGAGATGTTTGAGGCTGCTCATACTGTAAAAGAAAAAATATATGGAAAAAGAATCGTTATGTTTGCTCCTCTTTATGTGAGCAACTACTGTGTAAACAGTTGTAAATATTGTGGATATAAACATGAAAACGATGAACTTTGCAGAAAAAAACTTACAAAAGAAGAACTTATTGCAGAAGTAAAAGCTCTTGAAAAATTAGGGCATAAAAGAATTGCCCTTGAAGCTGGAGAAGATCCTATAAACTGTTCTCTTGACTATGTTCTTGACTGTATAAAAGATATATATTCTATTAAATTTGACAACGGAAATATAAGAAGAATAAATGTAAATATTGCAGCTACAACTGTTGAGAATTATAAAAGACTTAAAGATGCTGAAATAGGAACTTATATTCTTTTCCAAGAAAGTTTCCACAAACCTACTTATGAAGAAGTTCACCTTAAAGGACCGAAAAAAAATTATGACTATCACACAACTGCAATGTTCAGAGCCAGAGAAGCTGGAATTGATGATGTTGGTATAGGAGTTCTTTATGGACTATATGATTATAAATATGAAACAGTTGCCATGATAGTTTATGCTGATGCTCTTGAAAGAATTACAGGTGTAGGACCTCATACTATTTCTGTTCCAAGACTTAGACCTGCAGAAAATGTAACTCTTGAAAATTATCCTCATCTTGTTGCAGATGATGATTTCAAAAAAATTGTGGCTGTTTTAAGACTTGCTGTGCCTTATACTGGACTTATCCTTTCTACAAGAGAAGAAGCTGAACTTAGAGATGAAATCATATCTCTTGGAGTTTCTCAAGTAAGCAGTGGTTCTTGTACAGGTGTAGGAGGATATTCTGAATCTGCTAAAAATACTATGCAGTTTGAAGTAGGAGATAACCGTTCTCCAATGGAAATGCTTGAAAGCTTAATTAAATCAGGATACATTCCAAGCTACTGTACAGCTTGCTACAGACAAGGGCGTACTGGAGACAGATTCATGGAAATAGCAAAAAGTGGAAAAATAAATGTTATGTGTGAAGCGAATGCTCTTATGACTCTTAAAGAATTTCTTCTTGATTATGCTGATGAAAATCTAAGAAAAATAGGAGATGAAGCTATTTCAAAAACTCTTGAAGCTATGCCTGATGAAAGTTTTAAAGAAAAAATAAGAGGATATTTAAAACAAATTGAAAACGGTGTAAGAGACTTAAGAGTATAA